One segment of Paenibacillus rhizovicinus DNA contains the following:
- a CDS encoding YetF domain-containing protein, giving the protein MDYTWISVKLITGFFGLWLMTKLLGKKEISHLTPFDFVSSLMLSELVGNTIYDRDAHFSLLIYALVLWMALSIALEKAVQLMPWLSVPLSGRPDIIIRYGEIDVRAMKRNRLDMHQIGMLLREQGVFTVREVAFAIFEPNGNLSVMKKRDEEPRAQTGPRAKEPETGLPRILIEQGMLQRGELREIGRSEEWLLSLLAEQGVKRIQDVYYAEWSEDNGLHMQLREASAKGSRWR; this is encoded by the coding sequence ATGGATTATACATGGATTTCGGTAAAGCTCATCACGGGTTTCTTCGGCTTATGGCTGATGACGAAGCTGCTCGGGAAGAAGGAGATTTCCCATTTGACCCCGTTCGACTTCGTCTCTTCGCTCATGCTAAGCGAGTTGGTCGGCAATACGATTTACGATCGCGATGCGCATTTCTCGCTGCTCATCTACGCGCTCGTGCTTTGGATGGCGCTGTCGATCGCCTTGGAGAAGGCGGTTCAGCTTATGCCGTGGTTATCGGTTCCGCTGAGCGGCAGGCCAGATATCATCATCCGTTACGGCGAGATCGACGTTAGGGCGATGAAGCGGAATCGGCTGGACATGCATCAGATCGGCATGCTGTTGAGGGAGCAGGGCGTCTTCACCGTGCGTGAGGTCGCGTTCGCGATATTCGAACCGAACGGCAACCTGAGCGTGATGAAGAAGCGGGACGAAGAGCCTCGGGCGCAAACGGGACCGCGAGCGAAGGAACCGGAGACCGGACTTCCGCGCATTCTTATCGAGCAGGGCATGCTCCAGCGCGGCGAGCTCCGGGAGATCGGCCGCAGCGAGGAATGGCTGCTTTCGCTGCTCGCGGAGCAAGGCGTCAAGCGCATCCAGGACGTGTATTATGCCGAATGGTCGGAGGACAACGGCCTGCATATGCAGCTGAGAGAGGCTTCGGCCAAAGGCAGCCGTTGGCGTTAA
- a CDS encoding CBO0543 family protein, translating into MDPLLTDEPSLNEIKQLEQALTKLKVNYWLHHDLFSLPWWILLVTYILPWLIWWRLVDKDRIAVILFYGMFMSFLVSLMDEIGTVFNLWSYPTQLIRILPRLYPVDFSFLPVVHMLIFQYFKRWKPFLIGNAIMGAVFAFIGEPLFVWMDIYELDHWEYYYSFPIYIAKALFVKWLVETIMAQAGKRAGGKAT; encoded by the coding sequence ATGGATCCGCTACTGACGGACGAGCCGTCCCTTAACGAAATCAAGCAGCTCGAACAAGCGCTTACGAAGCTCAAAGTTAACTATTGGCTTCATCATGACTTATTTTCGCTGCCCTGGTGGATCCTGCTCGTTACTTATATCCTTCCTTGGCTGATCTGGTGGAGGCTGGTCGACAAAGACCGCATTGCGGTCATTCTGTTCTACGGCATGTTCATGAGCTTCCTAGTCTCGCTGATGGATGAAATAGGGACCGTATTCAATTTGTGGTCCTATCCGACGCAATTGATCCGCATCCTTCCTCGTTTATACCCGGTCGATTTCTCGTTCCTGCCCGTCGTGCATATGCTGATTTTCCAATACTTCAAGCGTTGGAAGCCCTTCTTGATCGGGAATGCGATCATGGGAGCCGTATTCGCATTCATCGGAGAACCTCTCTTCGTTTGGATGGATATCTATGAGCTGGATCATTGGGAATATTATTATTCCTTCCCGATCTATATCGCCAAAGCCTTGTTCGTCAAATGGCTCGTAGAGACGATTATGGCCCAGGCAGGAAAGCGCGCAGGAGGTAAAGCGACATGA
- a CDS encoding spore germination protein, with product MKAFPANRRPQTFIDSEPLPPLSASAENNVSVIRQLLGSPSDLSVRSFTIGSGKLPCVLLCIDGLIDKQLINEQVLKPLIQRFADEITPEPAELPNLIIQEILSVTEVELANAMDEVDNGILSGNAALFVDGSAQVVLIDCKGWQTRAIEEPQTESIIRGSREGFNENLRTNTAIVRRMLRDNRLRFDSLKIGRRSKREVVLLSMDGIVNPQLHQEAVRRLKSIDTDDISGSGTVEQFISDNFLSPFPLVITSERPDKVTGGLLQGRLAVLVDGDPFAIIFPITFSSNIQSPEDFYQQWFIAMATRILRMMAAFIATFLPAIYIALLEYHHGMIPSSLAFSIAGSREGVPFPAVIEAFMMEGTLELLREAGIRLPKPIGQTIGIVGGLVIGEAAVSAGIVSPVMVIVVAVTAISSFSFPSYSFAIALRLVRFAIMLAASLFGLYGIILAYIIINIHFVNLKSFGVPYSAPFAPFYSKDWSDVIVRAPATMLKERPTIIDPVDKTRQADNNNGDDNELF from the coding sequence ATGAAAGCATTCCCTGCGAACAGAAGACCACAGACCTTTATCGACAGTGAACCGCTCCCTCCGTTATCTGCCAGCGCGGAGAATAATGTGAGCGTCATTCGGCAACTGCTCGGTTCTCCGTCCGACTTGTCCGTCCGGTCGTTCACGATCGGATCCGGCAAGCTTCCATGCGTGCTCCTATGCATTGACGGACTGATCGACAAGCAATTAATCAACGAGCAAGTGCTCAAGCCGTTGATCCAGCGTTTCGCCGATGAAATAACGCCGGAACCGGCAGAACTGCCGAACCTGATCATTCAAGAAATTTTATCTGTAACCGAAGTAGAGCTCGCGAACGCCATGGATGAAGTCGACAACGGGATCTTATCGGGCAATGCCGCCCTGTTCGTAGACGGCAGCGCACAGGTGGTTCTGATCGACTGCAAAGGCTGGCAAACCCGCGCCATCGAGGAGCCGCAGACCGAATCGATCATTCGCGGTTCCAGGGAAGGCTTCAACGAAAATCTCCGGACGAATACCGCGATCGTCAGGCGCATGTTGCGGGACAACCGGCTGCGTTTCGATTCGCTTAAGATCGGCCGCCGGTCCAAACGCGAAGTCGTGCTTCTGTCCATGGACGGAATCGTGAATCCGCAGCTTCACCAAGAAGCGGTCAGAAGATTGAAGAGCATCGACACTGACGATATTTCTGGATCCGGGACGGTGGAACAATTTATCTCCGACAATTTTCTATCCCCGTTCCCGCTCGTCATCACCAGCGAACGGCCGGACAAGGTAACGGGAGGCTTGCTCCAAGGGAGGCTCGCGGTCTTGGTGGACGGCGATCCGTTCGCCATCATCTTCCCGATTACGTTCTCGTCGAATATCCAATCGCCGGAGGATTTCTATCAGCAATGGTTTATCGCGATGGCCACGCGCATCCTGCGCATGATGGCCGCTTTCATCGCGACCTTCTTGCCGGCCATCTACATCGCGCTGCTCGAATATCACCACGGCATGATTCCATCCTCGCTCGCCTTCTCGATTGCCGGTTCGCGCGAAGGGGTTCCGTTTCCCGCCGTCATCGAAGCCTTCATGATGGAAGGGACGCTCGAGCTGCTGCGCGAAGCCGGCATTCGCCTGCCGAAACCGATTGGCCAGACGATCGGCATCGTCGGGGGCCTAGTCATCGGAGAAGCGGCAGTATCGGCCGGAATCGTCAGCCCGGTCATGGTTATCGTCGTGGCGGTCACGGCGATTTCCTCCTTCTCCTTCCCTTCCTATTCGTTCGCGATCGCGCTGCGGCTCGTCCGTTTCGCGATCATGCTGGCAGCTTCCCTATTCGGGCTGTACGGGATTATTCTCGCTTACATTATCATTAACATTCATTTCGTCAATTTGAAGAGCTTCGGGGTTCCTTATTCGGCTCCGTTCGCGCCTTTCTACTCGAAGGATTGGAGCGATGTCATCGTTCGGGCACCGGCCACCATGCTTAAAGAACGCCCGACGATCATTGATCCCGTAGACAAAACTCGACAAGCCGATAACAATAATGGAGACGACAATGAACTATTTTGA
- a CDS encoding GerAB/ArcD/ProY family transporter: MNYFEYGNDRIDTLEMAASITSIIVGVGILTLPRLIAETTQSSDGWISIAVAGFILIGLGWVLAKYCGLLHVKGFYAFNAKLITAPAAALVTIAISIYFMLYAAYEVRAIANISKQYLFERTPVEYIALAFLLVVAYGVAGSREGIIRLNLLFLPLVIVIALAVLIFSIGIINVHDLKPFMVTDWKGLAAGTKQCIFSMIGFEAILFYSTMMKKPKALPKAVAIGLVIPVLFYLTIYIICIGVFTQPALKEIMYPAVELAKEAQIPGEFFERFESVFFTIWVMTIFNTTCMAFDVSIHALDSVLPKVGRMKWLFIICPVIYLICMQPQNALQFSKFSEIISYTGITVGILIPILLYAYALIRGERESS; encoded by the coding sequence ATGAACTATTTTGAGTACGGAAATGACCGAATCGATACGTTGGAGATGGCCGCAAGCATCACATCGATCATCGTCGGCGTGGGCATTCTGACGCTTCCCCGGTTGATCGCCGAGACGACGCAATCGTCCGATGGATGGATTTCCATCGCCGTAGCGGGCTTCATTTTGATCGGCCTGGGCTGGGTACTGGCGAAATACTGCGGTTTGCTGCACGTCAAAGGTTTCTATGCCTTTAACGCGAAGCTCATTACAGCGCCCGCAGCCGCTCTCGTGACGATCGCGATTTCGATCTATTTCATGCTTTACGCCGCGTACGAGGTCAGGGCGATTGCCAATATATCCAAACAATACTTATTCGAACGCACGCCCGTAGAATATATCGCGCTGGCCTTCCTGCTCGTGGTCGCATACGGGGTCGCCGGCTCGCGCGAAGGCATCATCAGGCTCAACCTGCTCTTCCTGCCGCTCGTCATCGTCATTGCGCTGGCCGTGCTCATATTCAGCATCGGAATTATCAACGTCCATGACTTGAAGCCGTTTATGGTAACCGACTGGAAGGGGCTTGCCGCCGGGACCAAACAATGCATCTTCTCGATGATCGGATTCGAAGCCATTCTGTTCTACAGCACCATGATGAAGAAGCCGAAGGCCCTGCCCAAAGCGGTCGCCATCGGCCTCGTTATTCCGGTTCTGTTCTATCTAACGATCTATATCATCTGCATCGGCGTTTTCACGCAGCCCGCGTTGAAGGAAATCATGTATCCAGCGGTAGAATTGGCGAAGGAAGCGCAAATTCCCGGCGAATTCTTCGAACGGTTCGAGTCGGTCTTCTTCACCATCTGGGTGATGACCATATTCAATACGACCTGCATGGCGTTCGACGTGTCCATCCATGCGCTTGATTCCGTCCTGCCCAAAGTCGGCCGCATGAAATGGCTGTTCATCATCTGCCCCGTCATCTACTTGATCTGCATGCAGCCGCAGAATGCTTTGCAATTCAGCAAGTTTAGCGAGATCATCAGTTATACAGGGATAACGGTCGGCATCCTCATTCCGATCCTTCTGTATGCCTATGCGTTGATTCGAGGGGAGCGAGAATCGTCGTGA
- a CDS encoding Ger(x)C family spore germination protein: MRNKGIRIVAIASLLSFGLTGCWDRVEINKRGFVVGVALDQTRQQESQEKDTIPGTNMRGTFQFVVPAGLKTSSGGTGQGAAAGRGYFNLGVVESSMAALTAMLAARTSRSPYYEHLKLIIISKDIARDDSKFSDVLDFFLRGKEMRRDMHVLIAENEASDVLNVKPLNENYPISYIESTITNVGNTNYMLHASRLGDIHECLLRKNSFTIQNVRMTQGAIMLTGAALFDGNEHRMLGELNGENTQGLNFLTDQVKGGIVETAYKDKSIAFEIIRASRKIKLVNNDNGKLKFAVTINTEGTFVKSAKDVDLNDPAVFNTMEKRFETEIVRVANITLKTLQQTYKKDAMGLGMYLFENHYRTWKKVEPDWEQGRQLFAEAEIEVSAHVKIRRIGDIDESERG, translated from the coding sequence GTGAGAAACAAGGGCATTCGTATCGTCGCGATCGCTTCCCTCCTTTCGTTCGGGCTGACCGGCTGCTGGGACCGCGTTGAAATCAACAAGCGCGGGTTCGTGGTCGGCGTGGCTCTTGACCAAACCAGGCAGCAAGAAAGCCAAGAGAAGGACACGATTCCCGGGACCAACATGAGGGGAACGTTCCAATTCGTGGTGCCGGCCGGGCTTAAAACGTCTTCCGGCGGGACGGGACAAGGAGCCGCTGCCGGCCGGGGGTATTTCAATCTCGGCGTCGTGGAAAGCAGCATGGCTGCGTTGACGGCCATGCTGGCCGCCCGAACGAGCCGTTCGCCCTACTACGAGCATTTGAAGCTGATCATTATTTCGAAAGATATTGCCCGCGACGATTCCAAGTTCTCGGACGTGCTGGATTTCTTCCTCAGGGGCAAAGAAATGAGACGCGACATGCACGTCCTGATTGCCGAGAACGAGGCAAGCGATGTCCTGAACGTCAAACCGCTGAACGAGAATTACCCCATCTCGTACATCGAGTCCACGATTACCAACGTGGGAAATACCAATTATATGCTCCACGCGTCCCGGCTCGGCGACATCCATGAGTGTCTCCTGCGCAAGAACAGCTTTACGATCCAGAACGTCCGCATGACCCAAGGAGCCATCATGCTGACGGGAGCGGCGCTGTTCGACGGTAACGAACATCGCATGCTCGGCGAGCTGAACGGCGAGAACACGCAGGGGCTTAACTTTCTGACCGATCAGGTCAAAGGCGGAATCGTCGAGACGGCGTACAAAGACAAATCCATCGCTTTCGAGATCATTCGTGCCTCCCGGAAGATCAAGCTGGTGAATAACGATAACGGCAAATTGAAATTCGCCGTTACGATCAATACCGAAGGCACGTTCGTCAAGTCGGCGAAAGACGTGGATTTAAACGATCCCGCCGTGTTCAATACGATGGAGAAACGCTTCGAAACCGAAATCGTCCGCGTCGCGAACATTACCTTGAAGACCCTTCAACAAACGTACAAGAAAGACGCGATGGGACTGGGAATGTACCTATTCGAGAATCATTACCGTACCTGGAAGAAGGTCGAGCCCGATTGGGAACAAGGACGGCAGCTGTTCGCCGAAGCGGAGATCGAAGTGAGCGCGCATGTGAAAATACGACGGATCGGCGACATTGACGAATCGGAAAGAGGGTGA
- a CDS encoding adenosylcobalamin-dependent ribonucleoside-diphosphate reductase codes for MAMTRKLEGLSEKIFLDRYAWKNADTSQTAIGDIVLVLTKDDPKFPAKEVGEVVGRNGSEVTVRLRSGDTVTTSVEKLTLTIEKTPEEMWDRLAGAMAGAEKGEDKQQTWTERFRYILDDWKLVPGGRIAAGAGASEELTLFNCYVIPSPKDSRGGIMTTLTEMTEIMARGGGVGINLSSLRPRRAIVAGVNGSSSGAVSWGGLFSYTTGLIEQGGSRRGALMLMINDWHPDVVDFITVKQTMGQVTNANLSVCVSNGFMKAVKEDLDWELVFPDTKDPEYDELWTGDLDAWKKLGKRVVPYKTVRARDVWHTIIESAWKSAEPGVVFMEYYNQMSNSWYFNPIICTNPCGEQGLPGWGVCNLSAINLSKFYDEGKHDVDWEELAKVTRWSVRFLDNVIDTTPYHFEENERNQKLERRVGLGTMGLAELMIKLHIRYGSPESLLFLDKIYGFMAREAYLASSEIAEEKGSFEAFDAEKFLQSGFMKNMISEFPEVGEAALAKGIRNVTVITQAPTGSTGTMVGTSTGIEPYFAFEYFRQSRLGFDKQLVPIAQSWKDAHPGEELPDYFVTAMDLSAKDHIRAQAAIQRWVDSSISKTANCPSDFTVEETKELYELAFDLGCKGVTIYRDGSRDVQVLSTKKDDKPDSAVGEASVGEAAAGEAAATAEAVKEEGKLSTLNAALNTKVSPQAEQDFDKQYRRRPQVLRGATYKVNTPFGMAYITINDMNGIPGEIFLNVGKAGSDVFAMAEALGRVCSLFLRYGDHGNKVKLLIKHLKGIGGTGAIGFGSNRVESIADAVAKSLEIHIESTNEQAAAYEPVKAAPAIQAASPYAADDSLHHGEVTSRDLCPSCGSASLLNVEGCKQCSNCGFSKCN; via the coding sequence ATGGCAATGACGCGGAAATTGGAAGGTCTCAGCGAGAAAATATTTTTGGACCGTTACGCTTGGAAGAATGCGGATACGAGCCAAACGGCGATCGGAGACATCGTTCTCGTCCTGACGAAGGACGATCCGAAATTCCCGGCCAAAGAAGTCGGCGAAGTCGTCGGCCGCAACGGTTCGGAAGTAACCGTAAGACTCAGAAGCGGGGATACGGTAACCACAAGCGTGGAGAAACTAACGCTTACGATCGAGAAGACGCCGGAAGAAATGTGGGACCGCCTGGCCGGTGCGATGGCGGGCGCCGAGAAAGGCGAAGACAAGCAGCAGACGTGGACCGAGCGTTTCCGTTACATTCTGGATGACTGGAAACTGGTCCCCGGCGGCCGGATTGCTGCCGGTGCCGGTGCAAGCGAAGAATTAACGTTGTTCAACTGCTACGTTATTCCTTCGCCTAAGGACAGCCGCGGCGGCATTATGACGACTTTAACGGAAATGACGGAGATCATGGCCCGCGGCGGCGGCGTTGGGATTAACTTGTCTTCGCTGCGTCCTCGCCGCGCGATCGTGGCTGGCGTTAACGGCTCTTCGAGCGGCGCGGTGTCCTGGGGCGGCCTGTTCAGCTACACGACCGGCTTGATCGAACAGGGCGGAAGCCGCAGAGGCGCGCTGATGCTCATGATCAACGACTGGCATCCGGATGTGGTCGATTTCATTACGGTGAAGCAGACCATGGGCCAAGTAACCAATGCGAACCTGTCGGTCTGCGTCAGCAACGGTTTCATGAAAGCTGTGAAGGAAGATCTGGACTGGGAGCTGGTGTTCCCGGATACGAAGGATCCGGAATACGATGAACTGTGGACGGGCGATCTTGACGCCTGGAAGAAGCTCGGTAAACGCGTCGTGCCTTACAAAACCGTTCGCGCGCGCGACGTATGGCATACGATTATTGAATCCGCATGGAAATCGGCCGAGCCTGGCGTCGTCTTCATGGAATACTACAATCAAATGTCGAACAGCTGGTATTTCAACCCGATCATCTGTACGAACCCATGCGGTGAGCAGGGGCTGCCGGGCTGGGGCGTCTGCAACCTGTCGGCTATTAATTTGTCCAAGTTCTATGATGAAGGTAAGCATGATGTGGATTGGGAAGAATTGGCGAAAGTAACGCGGTGGTCCGTACGTTTCCTCGACAACGTCATCGATACGACACCTTATCACTTTGAAGAGAACGAGAGGAACCAGAAGCTTGAGCGCCGCGTAGGTCTTGGAACGATGGGTCTCGCCGAACTGATGATCAAACTGCATATTCGTTACGGCAGCCCGGAATCGCTTCTGTTCCTCGATAAAATATATGGTTTCATGGCACGCGAAGCGTATCTTGCATCCTCGGAGATCGCCGAAGAGAAAGGCTCGTTCGAAGCCTTCGATGCGGAGAAATTCCTGCAAAGCGGCTTTATGAAGAACATGATCTCGGAGTTCCCGGAAGTCGGCGAAGCGGCGCTGGCCAAAGGCATTCGCAACGTGACCGTTATTACGCAGGCGCCTACGGGCAGCACGGGTACGATGGTGGGCACTTCGACGGGCATCGAGCCTTACTTTGCTTTCGAATATTTCAGACAAAGCCGGCTTGGCTTCGACAAGCAGCTTGTTCCTATTGCTCAATCCTGGAAGGATGCGCATCCGGGCGAAGAATTGCCCGATTACTTCGTAACGGCGATGGACTTGTCGGCGAAGGATCATATCCGCGCGCAAGCGGCGATCCAACGCTGGGTAGACAGCTCGATCTCGAAGACCGCGAACTGTCCAAGCGACTTTACGGTCGAAGAAACGAAAGAGCTGTATGAACTCGCATTCGACCTGGGCTGCAAAGGCGTAACGATTTACCGCGACGGCAGCCGCGATGTCCAGGTATTGTCGACGAAGAAGGATGACAAGCCGGATTCGGCTGTTGGAGAGGCATCTGTTGGAGAAGCCGCTGCCGGGGAAGCAGCCGCAACGGCTGAAGCGGTCAAAGAGGAAGGCAAGCTCAGCACGCTCAATGCGGCATTGAACACGAAAGTTTCGCCGCAGGCGGAGCAGGACTTCGACAAGCAGTACAGACGCCGTCCGCAAGTACTCCGCGGAGCAACGTATAAGGTGAATACGCCGTTTGGTATGGCATATATTACCATCAATGATATGAACGGCATTCCGGGGGAGATCTTCTTAAATGTAGGCAAAGCGGGCTCCGACGTCTTCGCGATGGCGGAAGCGCTGGGCCGCGTATGCTCCTTGTTCCTTCGTTACGGGGATCATGGCAACAAGGTGAAGCTCCTGATCAAGCATTTGAAAGGCATTGGCGGTACAGGCGCCATCGGCTTTGGCTCGAACCGCGTGGAATCGATCGCCGATGCGGTAGCGAAATCGCTGGAGATTCATATCGAGAGCACCAACGAGCAGGCAGCCGCCTACGAGCCGGTGAAAGCCGCTCCGGCCATTCAAGCTGCATCGCCTTACGCGGCGGATGATTCGCTTCATCACGGCGAAGTCACCTCGCGCGACTTGTGCCCATCCTGCGGATCTGCCTCGCTTCTTAATGTAGAAGGATGTAAACAGTGCAGCAATTGCGGGTTCAGCAAGTGTAATTAA
- a CDS encoding VOC family protein has product MDNTILGTTFVCQIAMIVRDVEKATNRFAELLGVPAPTIIMANDDGSDTVTYLGQPTQGRVRLSFFHMENTVIEFIEPTEDPSTWKEFLDTKGPGVHHIAFKAKNRMMETAAKLEAFGFPLIQNGDKYAYVESTDDLGVILELLDID; this is encoded by the coding sequence GTGGACAATACGATTCTAGGAACAACCTTCGTTTGCCAGATCGCAATGATCGTTCGTGACGTGGAGAAGGCTACCAACCGATTTGCCGAGCTGCTTGGCGTTCCTGCTCCAACGATCATTATGGCGAATGATGACGGCAGCGACACGGTGACCTATTTGGGGCAGCCTACGCAAGGAAGAGTAAGGCTCTCTTTCTTCCATATGGAGAATACAGTCATTGAGTTCATCGAACCGACGGAGGATCCGTCGACGTGGAAGGAATTCCTGGATACGAAAGGTCCCGGAGTCCATCATATTGCCTTCAAAGCGAAGAACCGCATGATGGAAACGGCGGCCAAGCTTGAAGCCTTCGGTTTCCCGCTCATTCAGAACGGCGATAAATACGCCTATGTGGAAAGTACGGATGATTTGGGCGTTATCCTCGAACTGCTCGATATCGACTAG
- a CDS encoding TolB family protein produces MKRLIEPRKAESRNVTSVLETVDVISGERSTLAVFDYLIEAPNWTSDGKRLIYNSQGRLYGFDLETGDSIVIESGYANQCNNDHVLSPDNSRVAVSHHTYEDGESRIYTFPLQGGEPTLVTPMAPSYLHGWSPDGSTLAYCAERNGEYDIYTIPVNGGLETQLTDAAGLNDGPEYSPDGKHIWFNSVRTGLMQVWRMNADGGDQVQMTIDESNNWFPHVSPDGESVAYIAYRKDDVAPGDHPPNKHVEIRILSASGGNSRTLVELFGGQGTLNVNSWSPDNKQLAFVSYRLKD; encoded by the coding sequence ATGAAGCGATTAATTGAGCCGCGCAAGGCCGAAAGCAGAAACGTAACCAGCGTCCTGGAAACCGTTGACGTCATTAGCGGCGAACGCAGTACGCTGGCCGTATTCGATTATTTGATAGAGGCGCCCAATTGGACGAGCGACGGTAAACGGCTCATCTATAACAGCCAGGGCCGGCTGTACGGCTTCGACCTTGAAACGGGAGACAGCATCGTCATCGAATCGGGCTACGCCAATCAATGCAACAACGATCACGTGCTTTCGCCGGACAATTCGCGCGTGGCGGTCAGTCATCATACTTACGAGGACGGCGAGTCCCGCATCTATACGTTCCCTTTGCAGGGCGGCGAACCTACCCTCGTCACCCCGATGGCGCCAAGCTACTTGCACGGCTGGTCGCCGGACGGAAGTACGCTTGCGTATTGCGCGGAGCGTAACGGCGAATACGATATTTACACCATTCCGGTGAACGGCGGACTGGAAACCCAGCTGACGGACGCAGCCGGGCTTAACGACGGACCCGAATATTCTCCTGACGGCAAGCATATTTGGTTCAACTCGGTTCGGACAGGCCTGATGCAGGTGTGGCGGATGAATGCCGATGGCGGCGATCAGGTCCAAATGACAATCGACGAAAGCAATAATTGGTTCCCTCACGTATCCCCTGATGGCGAATCGGTAGCTTACATTGCTTATCGTAAGGATGATGTCGCTCCGGGAGATCATCCCCCGAATAAGCATGTCGAGATTCGGATCCTGTCCGCATCGGGCGGCAACAGCCGTACGCTTGTAGAACTGTTCGGCGGGCAGGGCACTTTAAACGTCAATTCCTGGTCACCGGACAATAAGCAGCTTGCTTTCGTAAGCTACAGGCTGAAGGATTAA
- a CDS encoding VOC family protein — protein MENNVELDGFIQIAIVVKDIQKAAETWAKFFNVPVPEIHNHPPSHNPDLTYRGKPAYYGLKLANIQVGKFIIELHEPDEHESTFREFLDKHGNGVHHLGFQVGEKRDAVIGELEEMGYVMRTIGYYPGSSWTIVDSEEDLGVNLNIKPRA, from the coding sequence ATGGAGAACAATGTTGAATTAGACGGATTTATACAGATCGCCATTGTAGTCAAAGACATTCAGAAGGCCGCCGAGACTTGGGCGAAATTTTTCAACGTGCCCGTACCCGAGATCCACAATCATCCACCGTCCCACAATCCCGATTTGACTTATCGCGGCAAGCCCGCTTATTACGGCCTTAAACTCGCCAATATACAGGTTGGCAAATTCATCATCGAGCTGCACGAACCGGACGAGCATGAAAGCACGTTCCGCGAGTTCCTCGACAAGCATGGAAACGGCGTTCATCATCTGGGCTTCCAGGTCGGCGAGAAGCGCGACGCCGTTATCGGCGAGCTGGAGGAAATGGGCTATGTCATGCGAACGATCGGTTACTATCCCGGCAGCAGCTGGACGATCGTGGACAGCGAAGAAGATTTGGGCGTTAATTTGAATATCAAGCCAAGAGCTTAA
- a CDS encoding LacI family DNA-binding transcriptional regulator, whose product MKKSDINSTEIARLAGVSRSTVSRVINNYSNVPAETRDKVLKVIAEHNYFPNASAQVLAGKRARTIGLFLIEQGRVSGDILTNMLIVSVIEHASEHGYYVLTHIIRDAKDTEMIQNVREIFFQRRIDGGIFIGADNREPFIEQLVDEGFVIGVVDQELPEHPEPNRIVSNFNNDSGMKQTVAYLSGLGHTQIGAINGDMNRLSGRTKHEGFKQAMGMCGLTINPDWVLDGDFNETSGYESIQALLARKIGLPTAIVAANDSVAFGAIRALKEHGIRVPDDISIIGFDDHALSEKHHPALTTIRVDMSEMLKRMTSFLIALIEQKPLAMKEITMECSLVVRDSCRRI is encoded by the coding sequence ATGAAGAAATCGGACATCAACAGCACGGAGATCGCTCGGCTGGCCGGGGTATCCAGAAGCACGGTAAGCAGGGTCATCAACAATTATTCCAACGTACCCGCCGAGACGCGCGACAAAGTGTTGAAAGTCATTGCAGAGCATAACTATTTTCCGAATGCCTCCGCACAGGTTCTAGCAGGGAAGCGTGCCCGCACGATCGGGCTCTTTCTTATCGAGCAAGGCAGAGTTTCCGGCGATATCCTGACGAATATGCTCATCGTCAGCGTCATTGAACACGCATCCGAACACGGATATTACGTCTTGACGCATATTATTCGCGACGCGAAAGACACCGAGATGATCCAAAATGTCAGGGAAATCTTCTTTCAGCGCAGAATCGACGGCGGCATCTTTATCGGCGCGGATAACCGGGAGCCATTCATTGAACAGTTGGTCGATGAAGGCTTCGTCATCGGCGTCGTCGACCAGGAGCTGCCGGAGCATCCCGAGCCCAATCGAATCGTATCCAATTTCAATAACGATTCCGGCATGAAGCAGACTGTAGCGTATCTATCCGGGCTCGGCCATACGCAGATCGGTGCGATCAACGGGGATATGAACCGGCTCTCGGGTCGGACCAAACACGAGGGGTTCAAGCAGGCGATGGGGATGTGCGGCTTGACGATCAATCCGGACTGGGTGCTGGACGGCGATTTCAACGAAACTAGCGGCTACGAATCCATCCAGGCGCTGCTTGCCCGCAAGATCGGGCTGCCGACGGCAATCGTGGCCGCGAACGACAGCGTGGCCTTCGGCGCCATCCGCGCACTCAAAGAACACGGAATACGCGTCCCCGACGATATCTCCATCATCGGGTTTGACGATCATGCGCTGAGCGAGAAGCATCATCCGGCTTTGACGACGATTCGCGTCGATATGAGCGAGATGCTGAAGCGGATGACGTCATTCCTCATTGCGCTGATCGAGCAGAAGCCGCTGGCGATGAAAGAGATCACGATGGAGTGCAGTCTGGTCGTCAGAGATTCGTGCAGGAGAATCTGA